A genomic window from Polaribacter gangjinensis includes:
- the ahr gene encoding NADPH-dependent aldehyde reductase Ahr yields the protein MRTINAYAATEAGSKLTAFQYELPAIGNEEIDIKVSYCGMCHSDLSMINNDWGMSQFPLVPGHEIVGEVAAIGKDVKGLQIGDKVGMGWNSAACMHCNQCLDGKQHLCGDSQATIVGRHGGFADYVRGHWSWVIPLPKDLDMAKAGPLFCGGITVFSPIVLSGVQPTDKVGVIGVGGLGHMAIKFLKAWGCEVTAFSSNPNKTAEILKMGAHQVVDSSNPDALQGIAGSLDFILNTTNVTLDWNSYLTTLAPQGKLHTVGAVLEPMAIPAFSLIMGEKSVGGSPTGSIGLTKKMLEFCVRHDIYPTVEEFNLADVNAAIAHLEAGKARFRIVLKV from the coding sequence ATGAGAACCATCAACGCTTATGCTGCTACTGAAGCAGGATCAAAATTAACTGCCTTTCAATACGAATTGCCTGCCATTGGTAACGAAGAAATAGACATCAAAGTGTCTTACTGTGGCATGTGCCATTCCGACCTTAGTATGATCAACAACGATTGGGGCATGAGTCAATTTCCGTTAGTGCCTGGTCATGAAATTGTGGGTGAAGTGGCAGCCATTGGTAAGGATGTGAAAGGGCTACAAATTGGTGATAAAGTAGGCATGGGTTGGAATTCGGCAGCGTGTATGCATTGCAACCAATGTTTAGATGGCAAACAGCATTTGTGCGGTGACTCGCAAGCAACCATTGTAGGACGTCATGGTGGCTTTGCAGATTATGTTCGTGGGCATTGGTCGTGGGTAATTCCGTTGCCAAAAGACTTAGACATGGCAAAAGCAGGTCCGTTGTTTTGTGGGGGTATTACTGTATTTAGTCCCATTGTATTGTCGGGCGTGCAACCTACAGACAAAGTGGGTGTGATTGGTGTTGGTGGATTGGGTCATATGGCTATTAAATTCCTAAAAGCTTGGGGTTGTGAGGTTACTGCTTTTAGCTCGAATCCGAATAAAACAGCTGAGATTTTAAAAATGGGAGCTCACCAAGTAGTGGATTCTTCCAATCCAGATGCTTTGCAAGGCATTGCAGGTTCGTTGGATTTTATTTTGAATACCACCAATGTAACCCTCGATTGGAATTCTTACTTGACTACTTTGGCTCCTCAAGGAAAATTGCATACAGTTGGTGCGGTTTTAGAGCCTATGGCCATCCCTGCATTTAGTTTGATTATGGGCGAAAAATCGGTTGGTGGAAGTCCGACTGGTAGTATTGGCTTGACTAAAAAAATGCTGGAATTTTGTGTACGTCATGATATTTATCCCACAGTGGAAGAATTTAATTTGGCAGACGTGAATGCTGCCATTGCACATTTAGAAGCTGGAAAAGCGCGTTTTCGAATTGTGTTGAAAGTGTAA
- a CDS encoding AraC family transcriptional regulator, translating into MLLISNTFIFVNQKYISSIELYISKLFMIIDLLFFLTVSFSLFIGFFLIFKLKPRKEKFHIITIGLYYIIHALCFSFYLLIKYELIIYFPYLYKIPAPLTYLITPLSFFHIRSLIYNKKSLRAFDIIHFTPFIIFLISYFPFYFMPLAEKVNYLKLVFLDFNLTFTDNIGLIPESINSLGRILHPLFYLLLQWMMIYSMKGKNFKLINNKLYSWVFNLTLMQSFFSISLVGVVIFSFLFPVYFKFRIFEYLPTVFTIIFFFSISVYLIWNQDVLLKLKYFSFENDMNHTFNEINLGSLTDIVQEKLYFTDKNLSISKLSLLLNISQNDLSKIINKSYPNYNFWINEIRVKYSIDLIKEDFLKNYSVEALAEKSGFKSKNTFYRSFKKYTNTTPIIFEKELNFL; encoded by the coding sequence TTGTTATTAATTAGCAATACATTTATTTTTGTAAATCAGAAATATATTTCTTCTATTGAATTGTATATAAGTAAACTTTTTATGATTATTGACCTTTTATTTTTTCTTACAGTAAGTTTTTCATTGTTTATAGGTTTTTTTTTAATTTTTAAATTAAAACCACGTAAAGAAAAATTTCATATAATTACAATTGGTTTGTATTATATTATCCATGCCTTGTGTTTTAGTTTTTATTTATTAATTAAATATGAATTGATTATTTATTTTCCTTACTTATATAAAATACCCGCACCGCTTACTTATTTAATTACACCTCTTTCTTTTTTTCATATTCGCTCTCTTATTTACAATAAAAAATCATTAAGGGCTTTTGACATAATTCATTTTACACCCTTTATAATTTTCTTAATTTCGTATTTTCCTTTTTACTTTATGCCTTTAGCAGAAAAAGTAAACTACTTAAAACTAGTTTTTTTAGATTTCAATTTAACTTTTACTGATAATATTGGTTTGATACCAGAAAGCATCAATTCTCTTGGCCGTATTCTACATCCATTATTTTATTTGTTACTTCAATGGATGATGATCTATTCAATGAAAGGTAAAAACTTTAAGTTAATAAATAATAAATTGTACAGTTGGGTGTTTAATTTAACACTGATGCAATCATTTTTTTCAATTAGTCTTGTTGGAGTAGTTATTTTTTCATTTTTATTTCCTGTTTATTTTAAGTTTAGAATATTTGAATATCTGCCTACAGTTTTTACAATTATCTTTTTCTTTAGTATTAGTGTTTATCTAATATGGAATCAAGATGTTTTACTAAAATTAAAATATTTTTCTTTTGAAAACGACATGAATCATACGTTTAATGAAATTAATTTAGGTTCCTTAACTGATATAGTTCAGGAGAAGTTATACTTCACAGATAAAAATTTATCTATCTCTAAATTATCTTTATTATTAAATATAAGCCAAAATGATTTGTCTAAAATTATTAACAAAAGCTATCCCAATTATAATTTTTGGATAAATGAAATAAGAGTTAAATATAGTATTGATTTGATAAAAGAGGATTTTTTAAAAAATTACTCGGTAGAGGCTTTAGCTGAAAAATCAGGATTTAAATCAAAGAATACTTTTTATAGATCTTTTAAAAAATACACGAATACAACTCCAATAATTTTTGAAAAGGAATTAAACTTTTTGTAA
- a CDS encoding T9SS type A sorting domain-containing protein translates to MSKITLTIIICLLFQSYTHSQNFTVSNGGSLSISKDSYLFVGGDFTNASGIVTLNSDSDEFSSLLVNGITSGTITYNRYVNIVGSGEWDLIGAPVSGMAFSTLIQDANIANNGSGVYAVGAYDNTTDTWVNATNATAGNLMLGQGYQMATTSGATLAFTGTIANGDQTVSIVNNDAANSGAGRRWNLIANPFASYVFANSPSETTNNFLTVNAAAIDDAFEAIYGWNADGTGYTIYNNTSAATYIAPGQGFFVAAAGTGENQTINFTKAMQTVVGTDDFIASKNATTSYELVLDMYQNKQKLGNTKFYFKEGLTLGLDPGFDAGAFNQTKGISSRLLEQDKGIGMGINAMSVDYMSSVTVPLVIHQEAGVSLKIEIANSTIPQDINVYIEDTLEKTFTLLTNNSFELIPTTKLSGSGRFYIHFTRSTLSADTVSSTSFLTAYKGVGNAYISIEGLQQFSQPANFSLYNLLGMKIQSKNIPNPSQKETLSTIGIKAGVYILQINYNKSVYTKKIFID, encoded by the coding sequence ATGAGTAAAATTACGTTAACGATTATTATTTGTTTACTTTTCCAAAGCTATACACACTCCCAGAATTTTACAGTTAGCAATGGAGGATCTCTATCAATCTCAAAAGACAGTTATTTGTTTGTTGGCGGTGATTTTACTAACGCTTCAGGAATAGTTACTTTAAACTCCGATTCTGATGAATTTTCATCGTTGTTGGTAAATGGTATTACTTCTGGTACAATTACCTACAATCGCTATGTTAATATAGTAGGCTCTGGTGAGTGGGATTTAATAGGTGCACCAGTATCTGGGATGGCATTTAGTACATTGATACAAGATGCCAATATTGCAAATAATGGTAGTGGTGTTTATGCAGTGGGTGCTTATGATAATACCACAGACACTTGGGTAAACGCAACGAATGCCACCGCAGGTAATTTAATGTTAGGGCAAGGATACCAAATGGCTACCACTAGTGGAGCAACCTTAGCCTTTACGGGTACTATTGCCAATGGTGATCAAACCGTTAGTATCGTTAATAATGATGCTGCCAATTCTGGTGCGGGAAGACGTTGGAATTTGATTGCCAATCCATTTGCATCGTATGTATTTGCTAACAGTCCTTCAGAAACGACTAACAATTTTTTAACAGTAAACGCAGCAGCAATAGACGATGCTTTTGAAGCAATCTATGGCTGGAATGCTGATGGAACAGGATATACCATCTACAACAACACAAGCGCAGCTACATACATAGCGCCTGGTCAAGGTTTTTTTGTAGCCGCAGCTGGAACTGGAGAGAATCAAACAATCAATTTTACCAAAGCTATGCAAACAGTAGTGGGAACAGATGATTTTATTGCCTCAAAAAACGCTACAACAAGTTATGAGTTGGTATTGGATATGTATCAAAACAAGCAGAAACTAGGAAACACAAAGTTTTATTTTAAAGAAGGTCTTACGTTAGGTTTAGACCCTGGATTTGATGCAGGAGCTTTTAATCAAACGAAAGGAATAAGTTCACGACTTTTAGAACAGGACAAGGGTATTGGTATGGGTATCAATGCAATGTCTGTAGATTATATGAGTAGTGTAACAGTACCGCTTGTTATACACCAAGAGGCTGGGGTTTCGCTTAAAATTGAAATTGCTAACAGTACAATACCACAAGACATTAATGTATATATAGAGGATACTTTAGAAAAAACCTTTACACTTCTAACCAACAACTCTTTTGAGTTAATACCAACGACTAAGCTAAGTGGTTCAGGTAGGTTTTATATACACTTTACTAGAAGTACTCTTTCTGCAGATACAGTAAGCAGTACCTCATTCTTAACTGCATATAAAGGTGTAGGCAATGCCTACATCTCAATAGAAGGATTGCAGCAGTTTTCACAACCGGCAAACTTTAGCCTTTATAATTTATTAGGGATGAAAATACAATCAAAGAACATCCCAAACCCCTCACAAAAAGAAACGCTATCTACAATAGGTATCAAAGCAGGGGTTTATATACTTCAAATAAATTATAACAAGAGTGTTTATACTAAAAAGATATTCATAGATTAA
- a CDS encoding FISUMP domain-containing protein produces the protein MKKLFTFLAIVFLTITTYTQVGIGTTNPDNSAALEINSTTKGLLIPRMTTTQRNSISSPGDGLVIYNTTVKCLEFYVGNGIWHNTCGGNVYLEYPEGTVFCASGPTQIVDVINPNTGKIWMDRNLGATQVATSSTDAASYGDLYQWGRGADGHQCRNSATTTILSSTDQPGHGDFIIDNNYTLDTYSNMEWRSPTNTNLWQGVNGVNNPCPNGYRIPTQAELNVERGSWSSPDSQGALTSPLKLTMAGYRSGSSANIFSVGSLGSYWSSTYSSAPQTLSLRSSSSGTSEYFPATGMSIRCIKN, from the coding sequence ATGAAAAAACTATTTACATTTTTAGCAATAGTATTTTTAACTATAACAACCTATACTCAAGTGGGTATAGGCACAACAAATCCAGACAACTCAGCAGCCTTAGAAATTAATTCTACCACAAAAGGATTATTAATACCAAGAATGACTACAACTCAACGTAACTCCATTTCCTCGCCGGGGGATGGTTTGGTGATTTATAATACCACAGTTAAATGTTTAGAATTTTATGTTGGTAATGGCATTTGGCATAATACCTGTGGCGGAAATGTTTATCTGGAATATCCAGAAGGTACTGTATTTTGTGCTTCTGGACCAACACAAATTGTGGATGTTATAAATCCTAATACCGGAAAAATATGGATGGACCGTAATTTAGGAGCTACACAAGTAGCTACAAGTTCAACAGATGCAGCCAGTTATGGCGATTTATACCAATGGGGTCGTGGTGCAGATGGGCACCAATGCCGAAATTCAGCGACTACAACAATATTAAGTAGCACTGATCAACCTGGACACGGTGATTTTATAATAGATAACAATTATACCCTTGACACTTATAGTAACATGGAATGGCGTAGCCCGACGAATACCAATTTATGGCAAGGTGTAAATGGCGTTAACAATCCTTGCCCAAACGGATATCGTATACCCACACAAGCAGAGCTAAATGTTGAGCGCGGAAGCTGGAGTAGTCCAGATAGCCAAGGCGCTTTAACATCACCACTAAAATTAACTATGGCGGGGTACCGTTCTGGGTCTAGTGCTAATATTTTTAGCGTGGGAAGTCTTGGAAGCTATTGGAGTAGTACTTATTCCTCAGCCCCCCAAACCCTTAGCTTAAGAAGTAGTAGCTCTGGTACATCAGAATACTTTCCAGCAACTGGAATGTCTATTCGTTGTATCAAGAATTAA
- a CDS encoding peroxiredoxin family protein: MKIRIATLLTVLLYTALFNAQSISGNLKQLAGQNLHLDGFDGLKTYLIDKTTVDEKGNFTLNYSENDIGIGYLLASDNKPLFVILSGEDIELAGESLSNPKTINIKKGQQNQWFEQYAKEHPKREQALSAWLFLEKIYATDTLFLVKKAPIKAIQEEKLRIKNEDAAFLEQLPKDSYVKWFLPTRKLVSNASTIAQYRTEEIPATINAFRNLDYTDIRLYKSGLFKDAIESHFWLLENSGNPLDKVFQEMKISIDAMLPKLATNEKIFNEVTNYLFDLLEKHSLFEASEYLALKVLNESSCTINNDLANQLETYRAMKKGNIAADIIFDKSNFVNSKTTLTKLSDIKSPYTVIVFGGSWCPKCTEELPSISKNYDKWKSKGVEVIFIALEEDKKAFADFSATFPFPSYSDLKKWESNIVKDYYVFSTPTMFLLDNKREIILRPNSVNQMDAWVDWYLVQGNK; the protein is encoded by the coding sequence ATGAAAATAAGAATCGCAACGTTACTTACAGTTTTGCTTTACACAGCGCTTTTTAATGCACAAAGCATTAGCGGTAACTTAAAGCAATTAGCAGGACAAAATCTTCATCTAGATGGTTTTGACGGCTTAAAAACTTATCTTATAGATAAGACCACTGTTGATGAAAAAGGTAATTTTACACTTAATTATTCTGAAAATGATATTGGTATAGGGTATTTACTAGCTTCAGATAACAAACCCTTATTTGTTATATTAAGTGGTGAAGATATAGAATTAGCTGGTGAATCACTAAGTAATCCAAAAACCATCAACATAAAAAAAGGACAACAAAACCAATGGTTTGAACAATATGCCAAAGAACACCCAAAGCGTGAACAAGCTTTAAGCGCTTGGTTATTTTTAGAGAAAATATATGCAACAGATACCTTGTTTTTAGTTAAAAAAGCACCTATAAAAGCCATACAAGAAGAAAAACTTCGTATAAAAAATGAAGATGCTGCTTTTTTAGAACAATTACCAAAAGATAGCTATGTAAAATGGTTTTTACCTACCAGAAAATTGGTAAGTAATGCTTCTACCATAGCTCAATATCGTACCGAAGAAATCCCTGCAACTATCAATGCTTTTAGAAACTTAGATTATACCGATATAAGATTGTACAAAAGTGGGTTATTTAAAGATGCTATTGAAAGTCATTTTTGGTTATTAGAAAATAGTGGCAATCCTTTAGATAAGGTATTTCAAGAAATGAAAATATCTATTGATGCTATGCTGCCAAAATTAGCAACTAACGAAAAAATATTCAACGAAGTTACCAATTACTTATTCGACTTATTAGAAAAACACAGTTTGTTTGAAGCATCAGAATACTTGGCGTTAAAGGTTTTAAATGAGAGTAGTTGTACAATTAATAATGACCTTGCCAATCAATTAGAAACCTACCGAGCCATGAAAAAAGGGAATATTGCAGCTGATATTATTTTTGACAAATCAAACTTCGTAAATTCAAAAACCACACTTACTAAATTATCAGATATTAAGTCTCCTTATACAGTAATCGTTTTTGGGGGCAGTTGGTGCCCTAAATGCACTGAAGAATTGCCTTCAATTTCTAAAAACTACGATAAATGGAAATCAAAAGGAGTAGAAGTTATTTTTATAGCTTTAGAGGAAGATAAAAAGGCTTTTGCTGATTTTAGTGCAACATTTCCATTTCCATCCTATTCCGATTTAAAAAAATGGGAAAGTAATATAGTGAAAGATTACTATGTTTTTTCAACACCAACAATGTTTTTATTAGATAATAAAAGAGAAATCATATTGAGGCCTAACTCCGTAAATCAGATGGATGCTTGGGTAGATTGGTATTTAGTTCAAGGCAATAAATAA
- a CDS encoding FISUMP domain-containing protein, translating into MKQLFTLLATVFVTVTTVAQVGIGTTTPNAAAALDITSTNKGFLLPRLTYSQRENISGTLTSGLMIWCTNCGSYGELQVYNGNTWTNVTGGAAQSGELDPINCPTYNTQIIEVTSPYTGRIWMDRNLGASKVATSANDVDSFGDLYQWGRGNDGHQCRSQSTTFTLSDIDNPVNGKFILSNTGDWRSSPNNNLWQGNDGGINNPCPTGYRLPTSAEWTTELTGWNDDGAGASNSFLKLPVASTRSGSDGSISVTFGLYWSSTINNDTSAKALAFTSTSIGGFTAAKSSGLPVRCIKNL; encoded by the coding sequence ATGAAACAACTATTTACACTTTTAGCAACAGTATTCGTAACTGTTACAACTGTTGCCCAAGTTGGTATAGGTACAACGACACCTAATGCTGCTGCTGCTTTAGATATTACTTCTACAAACAAGGGTTTTTTATTACCAAGATTAACTTATAGCCAAAGAGAAAACATAAGTGGTACTTTAACATCTGGTTTAATGATTTGGTGTACCAACTGCGGCTCTTATGGAGAATTACAGGTGTATAATGGAAACACTTGGACCAATGTAACAGGAGGTGCAGCACAATCAGGTGAATTAGACCCAATAAATTGTCCCACTTATAATACACAAATAATTGAAGTTACCAGCCCCTATACAGGCAGAATTTGGATGGATAGAAATTTAGGTGCCTCAAAAGTGGCTACTTCAGCAAATGATGTTGATAGTTTTGGGGACTTATACCAATGGGGAAGAGGAAACGACGGGCATCAATGTAGATCTCAATCAACAACCTTTACGCTAAGTGATATAGACAATCCCGTTAATGGGAAATTTATTCTATCTAATACAGGTGATTGGCGAAGCTCACCAAACAATAATTTATGGCAAGGTAATGATGGCGGAATTAATAATCCGTGCCCAACGGGTTATCGTTTACCAACATCAGCCGAGTGGACTACCGAATTAACAGGATGGAATGATGATGGTGCTGGTGCTTCTAACTCATTTTTAAAACTTCCAGTGGCCAGTACTAGATCCGGCTCAGATGGGTCAATATCTGTTACTTTTGGATTATATTGGAGCAGTACCATTAATAACGACACATCAGCTAAAGCTTTGGCTTTTACTTCAACTTCTATTGGTGGTTTTACTGCAGCAAAATCAAGTGGGCTTCCTGTTCGTTGCATTAAAAACTTATAA
- a CDS encoding FISUMP domain-containing protein: MKYTFLLLTFLLIKNTSYCQLKIGAIDSNSSAALEISSTEKGFLPPRMSNVQRDNISRPPDGLIIWCNNCGRNGELQVFNGTAWTNLAGGLTSIAQILCSSEFTTIVDIRNPFTGKTWMDRNLGASRRATNKSDQEAYGDLYQWGRRSDGHQCRTSTTTTVISSTAQPDHGNFIISITENNWLNTSNTDLWQGENGINNPCPTGYRLPTEAEWQSELESWSAQTIDGAFNMIALPAASRRNGGNGEVYANLNGYYWSSTITSDSNIGTSRALDVFLNGAGIQNIERTSGLSVRCIKNE; this comes from the coding sequence ATGAAATATACATTTCTTTTATTAACATTCTTACTGATTAAAAACACGTCTTATTGTCAGTTAAAAATAGGTGCAATTGATTCCAATAGTTCTGCAGCTCTTGAAATATCATCTACTGAAAAAGGGTTTTTACCTCCGCGAATGTCTAATGTTCAGCGCGACAATATTAGCCGTCCGCCAGATGGATTAATCATATGGTGCAATAACTGTGGTAGAAATGGAGAACTTCAAGTTTTTAATGGAACAGCTTGGACCAATCTAGCGGGAGGTTTAACATCAATCGCCCAAATACTTTGCTCTTCTGAGTTTACAACTATTGTTGATATTAGAAATCCTTTTACAGGAAAAACCTGGATGGATAGAAATTTAGGAGCTTCGAGAAGAGCAACTAATAAGAGTGATCAAGAAGCCTATGGTGATTTGTATCAATGGGGAAGGCGATCGGACGGCCATCAATGTCGCACCTCTACTACAACAACTGTGATAAGTAGTACTGCCCAGCCCGATCATGGTAATTTTATAATTTCAATTACTGAGAACAATTGGCTCAACACATCCAACACAGATTTGTGGCAAGGTGAAAATGGCATAAACAACCCCTGTCCAACAGGATACCGTTTACCAACTGAAGCAGAATGGCAAAGTGAACTAGAAAGTTGGTCGGCACAGACCATTGATGGTGCTTTCAACATGATAGCTTTACCTGCAGCATCAAGACGCAATGGTGGTAATGGTGAAGTTTATGCAAATTTAAACGGTTACTATTGGAGTAGTACAATTACAAGTGACAGCAATATCGGTACCTCTCGTGCATTAGACGTGTTTTTAAACGGTGCCGGAATTCAAAACATTGAGAGAACTAGTGGTCTTTCTGTTCGTTGTATCAAAAATGAATAA
- a CDS encoding ABC transporter ATP-binding protein has protein sequence MKQLQTASKKTDTSTPKVTMAKAFTTIIWPRRNLVFIGLGLIVIKSLSGLILPWQSKVLLDVVIPNKDLSHLYQLIGIVLGAILVQAVSSFLLTRILSVQAQYLISELRAQVQKKVLSLPIRFFDNTKSGALVSRIMTDVEGVRNLIGTGLVQLVGGSFTAIVSLVILIKLNPWMTLFVFVPLSIFGYIALKAFKYIRPIFRTRGKINAEVTGRLTETLAGVRVIKAFNAEAQEQVVFEKGVDKLYQNIKKSLTATAFMTSASTFLIGVATTGIMGIGGYYMIQGEMTTGDFLFFTLILGFMIAPIVQMSNIGSQLTEALAGLDRTEELMNATSEADDHQRDIELQDLKGELTFRNVSFSYEAGKEVLHEISFTAPAGSVVALVGSSGSGKSTIAGLSATFLTPTSGTVLIDGHDLSKVVLPSYRQYLGVVLQDEFLFEGTIRENILFPKPNATEAELQNAVTAAYVNEFTDRFDDGLDTLIGERGVKLSGGQRQRLAIARAILANPKIIILDEATSSLDTESEALIQKSLSELIKDRTTIVIAHRLSTIKKADQILVIEAGHIVERGTHEQLIASQGRYYDLYTYQAKI, from the coding sequence ATGAAACAGTTACAAACCGCTTCCAAAAAAACCGATACCTCTACCCCAAAAGTAACGATGGCGAAAGCCTTTACCACCATCATTTGGCCTCGTCGCAATTTGGTATTTATTGGCTTGGGATTGATTGTCATTAAAAGTTTGTCAGGATTGATATTGCCTTGGCAAAGTAAGGTGTTGTTAGACGTGGTGATACCGAATAAAGACCTCTCGCACTTGTACCAACTCATTGGCATTGTATTGGGCGCTATTTTGGTGCAAGCGGTTTCTTCTTTTTTATTAACGCGCATTTTGAGTGTGCAAGCCCAATATTTGATTAGTGAATTGCGCGCACAAGTGCAAAAAAAGGTGTTGTCATTGCCCATTCGTTTTTTTGACAATACCAAATCAGGAGCTTTGGTTTCGCGCATTATGACCGATGTTGAAGGTGTACGAAACTTGATTGGTACTGGTTTGGTGCAATTGGTGGGTGGAAGTTTTACCGCTATTGTCTCTTTGGTGATTTTGATCAAATTGAATCCATGGATGACCTTATTTGTGTTTGTGCCCTTGTCTATTTTTGGTTATATCGCTTTGAAAGCGTTCAAATACATTCGCCCTATTTTTAGAACTCGTGGAAAAATCAATGCGGAAGTAACTGGTAGATTGACCGAAACTTTGGCAGGTGTACGTGTCATCAAAGCCTTCAATGCAGAAGCGCAAGAACAAGTAGTTTTTGAAAAAGGCGTGGACAAACTCTATCAAAATATCAAAAAAAGCTTGACTGCCACTGCCTTTATGACGAGTGCTTCTACCTTTTTAATTGGGGTGGCTACCACAGGAATTATGGGAATTGGCGGCTATTATATGATACAAGGGGAAATGACTACGGGTGATTTCTTGTTTTTTACCCTTATTTTAGGGTTTATGATTGCGCCCATTGTACAAATGAGCAATATTGGGAGTCAATTGACAGAAGCTTTGGCGGGTTTGGATCGTACCGAAGAATTGATGAACGCTACCTCTGAAGCCGATGACCATCAACGCGATATTGAGTTGCAAGATTTGAAAGGCGAACTTACTTTTCGCAATGTCTCTTTTTCGTATGAAGCAGGCAAAGAGGTGTTGCACGAGATCAGTTTTACTGCCCCAGCAGGCAGTGTAGTTGCCTTGGTTGGTAGCTCGGGCTCAGGGAAATCGACCATTGCAGGATTGTCTGCTACTTTTTTAACGCCTACTTCTGGAACAGTGTTGATTGATGGGCATGATTTGTCGAAAGTAGTGTTGCCCAGTTATCGCCAATATTTGGGAGTGGTGTTGCAAGATGAGTTTTTGTTTGAAGGTACCATCAGAGAAAATATCTTGTTTCCCAAACCGAATGCTACTGAAGCTGAATTGCAAAATGCGGTCACAGCAGCCTATGTAAACGAATTTACCGATCGTTTTGACGATGGTTTGGATACCTTGATTGGTGAGCGTGGTGTGAAACTCTCTGGAGGTCAGCGCCAACGTTTGGCGATTGCGCGTGCTATTTTGGCAAACCCAAAAATTATTATTTTGGATGAAGCGACTTCTAGTTTAGATACCGAAAGTGAGGCACTGATTCAAAAAAGTTTATCGGAATTAATCAAAGATCGCACCACGATTGTGATTGCTCACAGACTGAGTACGATTAAAAAAGCAGACCAAATTTTAGTAATTGAAGCTGGGCATATTGTTGAGCGAGGTACGCACGAGCAATTGATTGCCTCGCAAGGCCGCTATTATGATTTGTATACCTACCAAGCGAAGATTTAG